A portion of the Candidatus Poribacteria bacterium genome contains these proteins:
- the rpmG gene encoding 50S ribosomal protein L33, with protein MPRDIVTLACDVCSQRNYVTTRNRRTNQSRYERKKYCRFCRKHTPHKETR; from the coding sequence ATGCCCAGAGACATTGTAACATTAGCATGCGATGTATGCAGTCAACGGAATTATGTAACGACCCGAAACCGCCGAACAAACCAATCTCGGTATGAACGGAAGAAATACTGTCGGTTCTGTCGAAAGCATACGCCCCATAAGGAAACGCGATAA
- the rpoZ gene encoding DNA-directed RNA polymerase subunit omega, with protein MSEVIYNEDLVKQVSNKYLAVNVAAKRARDINANGLPVAPTNASDKKKKPVAIATQELIDGKLEFEKSEAKAPVPNTPSIFTDPQDSDDGSDIFDEELLAREQDTDAEEREEGL; from the coding sequence ATGAGTGAAGTGATTTACAATGAAGACTTAGTAAAACAGGTATCAAATAAATACCTCGCAGTGAACGTTGCCGCGAAACGCGCGAGAGATATAAATGCAAACGGTTTGCCTGTCGCACCTACAAACGCGTCGGACAAAAAGAAGAAACCGGTTGCCATTGCGACGCAAGAATTGATCGATGGTAAACTCGAATTTGAAAAAAGCGAAGCCAAAGCTCCTGTTCCGAATACACCGTCAATTTTCACCGACCCACAGGACTCAGACGACGGGAGTGATATATTCGATGAAGAACTCCTCGCACGCGAACAAGATACTGATGCAGAGGAGCGCGAAGAAGGGCTTTAA
- the mqnC gene encoding dehypoxanthine futalosine cyclase, translating into MDTNIQPILEKSVAGERLDFGDCLTLFKSHDLLALGHAADVVRQRKHPEGYVTYIVDRNINYTNWCYVDCDFCAFYRHRQDPDAYVMEREELGKKIQETLDLGGELILMQGGLHPKLKLDWYEDLLRWIKANYPIHIHGFSPPELDWFAKINRMSLREMLIRLRDAGLDSIPGGGAEILTEHARNEISPKKCTADEWLEVMRQGHLVGLKSSATMMYGHVESYAERVEHLVRLRDLQDETGGFTAFICWSLQPANTRMDHIPPAGSFEYLKTLAISRLFLDNFDNFQSSWVTQGPKIGQLSLKFGANDMGGTMIEENVVSKAGTVYCMPIEEIERTIAELGYIPKRRNFFYELLN; encoded by the coding sequence ATGGATACAAATATCCAACCTATCCTCGAAAAATCCGTTGCGGGAGAACGGTTAGACTTTGGCGACTGTCTGACGCTTTTCAAGAGCCACGACCTACTCGCATTGGGACATGCTGCAGATGTCGTTCGGCAACGGAAACACCCCGAAGGCTACGTCACTTATATTGTCGACCGAAATATCAACTACACCAATTGGTGTTATGTTGACTGCGATTTCTGTGCTTTTTACCGCCATCGTCAGGACCCCGATGCTTATGTTATGGAACGGGAAGAACTGGGCAAAAAAATACAGGAAACGCTCGATCTTGGCGGTGAGTTGATTCTGATGCAAGGAGGTCTACACCCAAAACTCAAACTTGATTGGTACGAAGACCTCCTCCGTTGGATTAAAGCGAATTACCCCATCCACATTCACGGGTTTTCGCCCCCGGAGTTGGATTGGTTCGCCAAAATAAACCGTATGTCGTTGCGAGAGATGCTTATCCGCTTACGAGATGCCGGGCTTGATTCAATTCCGGGCGGCGGTGCCGAGATCCTCACTGAACACGCGCGCAATGAAATTAGCCCTAAAAAGTGCACCGCCGATGAATGGTTAGAAGTCATGCGTCAGGGACATCTTGTCGGACTCAAATCGAGTGCAACGATGATGTATGGACATGTAGAAAGTTATGCCGAACGCGTTGAGCACCTCGTCAGACTGCGCGATTTGCAAGATGAAACAGGCGGATTTACGGCGTTTATCTGTTGGTCTCTACAACCGGCTAACACCCGTATGGACCATATACCGCCCGCAGGGAGCTTTGAGTACCTCAAAACGCTCGCTATCTCGCGACTGTTCTTGGACAACTTCGACAACTTTCAATCCTCATGGGTAACCCAAGGTCCGAAGATCGGACAATTATCGCTTAAATTCGGGGCGAATGACATGGGAGGCACCATGATTGAGGAGAATGTTGTCAGTAAAGCAGGAACGGTCTACTGCATGCCCATCGAGGAAATTGAGCGTACTATAGCGGAACTCGGATATATTCCCAAACGTCGCAATTTCTTCTACGAACTCCTTAATTAA
- a CDS encoding arylsulfatase: MPDTRPNILLITTDQQRGDCLGLDPDGPDCLQTPNLDWIGRTGTHFRRGYAECPSCIPARRSLMTGTAPAANGGVGYRGAQWNPSHTLAGELSAAGYQTEMIGKLHLNPPHKRYGFDHLQLADATRGDNNDYVDWLKQYHNRNDAHPGVAHGVSANGWVGRPHHLPEEQMHTFWCIDRALNFLQKRDPTVPFFLDISFIDPHPPLTPPAHYYQRYIQRDLPSPVVGDWAPKFEGAQKGLDPNAWEICLDEHDMHCARAAYYGMINFIDDQIGRLIQSMGGLNDCLIIFTSDHGEMLGDHNLYRKTWPYEASARVPFLIRAPAKWSYPKESVCQSPVGLQDIMPTILDAAGIEIPRMCTGRSLLPIMRADTDQVRDYLHGEHSGCYDYNHGNHYVTDGHHKYVWYSQTGQEHLFNLRDDPHETHDLASLSGSETLLTPWRNRLIEFLRDRPEGFTDGTNLIVGQKHDALLPNYQPDATYPYL; encoded by the coding sequence ATGCCTGATACCCGTCCTAACATCCTTTTAATCACGACCGATCAACAACGCGGCGACTGCTTGGGCTTGGATCCTGACGGTCCCGACTGTTTACAGACACCAAATTTGGATTGGATCGGTCGCACCGGCACACATTTTCGCCGTGGATACGCCGAATGTCCGAGTTGTATTCCCGCTCGGCGCAGCTTGATGACCGGCACCGCGCCAGCCGCCAACGGTGGCGTTGGATATAGAGGAGCACAGTGGAATCCATCCCACACTCTGGCAGGTGAATTGTCAGCAGCCGGTTATCAAACCGAGATGATTGGAAAGCTGCATCTGAACCCACCGCATAAACGGTACGGTTTCGACCATCTGCAACTGGCTGATGCCACCCGAGGAGATAACAACGACTACGTTGACTGGTTAAAGCAATACCACAACCGCAACGACGCTCACCCAGGGGTGGCACACGGTGTTTCCGCCAACGGATGGGTTGGTCGTCCCCACCATTTACCCGAAGAACAGATGCACACCTTCTGGTGTATCGACCGCGCCCTCAATTTTCTGCAAAAGCGTGATCCGACGGTGCCTTTTTTTCTCGACATTTCCTTTATAGATCCACACCCACCGCTAACACCACCGGCTCACTACTACCAGCGTTATATCCAGCGGGACCTTCCTTCACCCGTGGTCGGTGACTGGGCACCCAAATTCGAGGGGGCTCAAAAGGGATTGGATCCAAACGCTTGGGAAATCTGTCTCGACGAACACGATATGCACTGTGCGCGTGCGGCCTATTACGGGATGATTAATTTTATTGACGATCAGATCGGTCGCCTGATCCAATCCATGGGTGGTTTGAACGACTGTTTGATTATTTTCACCTCCGACCACGGTGAAATGCTGGGCGATCACAACTTATACCGCAAAACATGGCCCTACGAAGCCTCGGCACGAGTTCCCTTTTTGATACGGGCACCGGCAAAATGGAGCTATCCGAAAGAATCCGTCTGCCAAAGTCCCGTTGGCCTGCAGGACATCATGCCCACTATTCTGGATGCAGCAGGGATTGAGATCCCCAGGATGTGCACCGGTAGAAGCCTACTACCCATCATGAGAGCGGATACTGACCAAGTACGGGACTATCTGCATGGCGAGCACTCCGGTTGTTACGATTACAACCACGGTAACCACTATGTGACCGACGGACATCACAAGTATGTGTGGTACTCTCAAACCGGTCAGGAACATCTTTTCAATCTGCGAGACGACCCACACGAAACACACGATTTGGCAAGCCTGAGCGGATCCGAAACTCTCCTAACACCTTGGCGGAATCGTTTGATCGAGTTTCTCCGCGACCGTCCGGAAGGTTTCACCGATGGCACAAATCTCATAGTCGGGCAAAAACATGATGCCTTGCTGCCGAACTATCAACCCGATGCCACCTACCCTTACTTGTAA
- a CDS encoding peptidyl-prolyl cis-trans isomerase, producing the protein MIIFLREKFIAQLFMWVIAIVFLVGTVFLYSNTRGGGEGPEGEVVLRINNTEVKRGEFENAVANAMESQRRSQQRFGPAPDLEQTQKNVIDRWVQQTILGSVDIGYAEIERYIRSDATRVNQYNLYQQYGAVDLYTENVRLQLSSAALRDSVQALELVTDAEAEQAYRLESDKAKVKFIEFRHGDYTPTVEADEAEAEAYFEKNRDNYKTEEQINVKFIKVNPADFVSDEEVRAYYEENQAEFTTLEAVKARHILKKFPDNPTDLQKTETKHAAEELLKTINAELAAGADFAELAKTHSEGPSSVQGGALRGRNPKLPPGDYFTRGEMVQPFEEAAFDTLEPGEVSGLVETDFGYHIIKLEEKKAPEVQPFAQVQYDIQQRLVQVSGVDEAKRIADDLLFEIEIADYEAALALESYKDLSLTALETGLFSRDATTIPQIGARWGFQGLIEEFFDTEVNVIKVIDAKKSNGEQVEAYFVAKVLEKKPAAIPLFSEIKAEVIEDLKVEKAKAFAFTDAQNLVNQKADVASLDALLEKYETPEGLAADRLSVQESNLFALSPSSDYIAGMGNSAEVMFAAFRLKVDDIGGPFEGNTAVYIIQLVEREEPDVEMFESDPAEKARHRQALIQAKKREAYLNWFAARKKESELWIHPDYR; encoded by the coding sequence ATGATTATCTTTCTACGCGAAAAATTTATTGCGCAGCTCTTTATGTGGGTAATCGCCATTGTGTTTCTGGTAGGAACCGTGTTCCTCTACAGTAACACGCGGGGTGGAGGTGAAGGTCCCGAGGGGGAAGTCGTTCTCAGGATTAATAACACAGAAGTCAAGCGCGGAGAGTTTGAAAACGCTGTTGCCAATGCCATGGAATCTCAAAGACGGAGCCAACAGCGGTTCGGTCCTGCACCGGACTTGGAGCAAACGCAGAAAAATGTAATTGATCGTTGGGTACAACAAACGATTCTCGGAAGTGTAGATATCGGTTATGCCGAGATAGAGCGCTACATCCGAAGCGATGCAACACGGGTCAACCAGTACAACCTTTATCAACAATACGGAGCGGTAGACCTATATACAGAGAATGTTCGTTTGCAACTTAGTTCCGCTGCACTTCGAGACAGTGTTCAAGCACTTGAATTAGTAACTGATGCTGAAGCCGAACAAGCATATCGACTTGAGTCAGATAAGGCGAAAGTCAAGTTTATTGAATTTAGGCATGGTGATTATACCCCGACAGTTGAAGCTGACGAGGCGGAAGCAGAAGCATACTTTGAGAAAAACCGGGACAACTACAAGACGGAAGAACAGATAAATGTAAAGTTTATCAAGGTGAATCCTGCTGATTTTGTTTCAGATGAAGAGGTTAGGGCATATTACGAGGAAAATCAAGCGGAGTTTACAACGCTGGAGGCGGTCAAAGCACGGCACATCTTAAAAAAGTTTCCCGACAACCCAACTGATTTACAAAAGACGGAAACCAAACATGCTGCAGAGGAACTTCTTAAAACCATCAATGCTGAACTCGCTGCAGGTGCCGATTTCGCCGAGCTTGCGAAAACGCATTCAGAGGGTCCCTCCAGCGTACAGGGCGGGGCATTGAGAGGTAGAAACCCGAAACTTCCACCCGGAGACTACTTCACACGTGGCGAAATGGTGCAGCCCTTTGAAGAAGCGGCTTTTGATACACTGGAACCGGGAGAAGTCAGCGGCTTGGTTGAAACGGATTTTGGGTATCACATCATTAAATTAGAAGAGAAAAAGGCACCAGAGGTCCAACCTTTCGCTCAGGTTCAATACGATATTCAGCAAAGGCTTGTTCAAGTCAGTGGTGTTGACGAGGCGAAGAGGATCGCGGACGACCTTTTGTTTGAGATTGAGATTGCGGACTATGAGGCGGCACTCGCACTTGAGAGTTATAAGGACCTCTCACTCACTGCCTTAGAAACTGGACTCTTCAGCCGGGATGCTACAACTATTCCGCAGATTGGTGCAAGGTGGGGATTTCAAGGGTTAATCGAGGAATTCTTTGATACAGAAGTGAACGTGATAAAGGTGATTGATGCGAAAAAGTCAAATGGGGAACAGGTAGAGGCTTATTTCGTTGCTAAGGTACTTGAGAAGAAACCAGCAGCTATCCCACTCTTCTCAGAAATCAAAGCGGAGGTTATTGAGGATCTGAAAGTCGAAAAGGCGAAGGCGTTTGCTTTTACGGATGCACAAAACCTTGTCAACCAAAAGGCTGATGTTGCATCATTGGACGCTTTGCTTGAGAAGTATGAAACCCCCGAAGGCTTAGCGGCAGATCGACTTTCTGTCCAAGAAAGCAATCTGTTTGCGTTGAGTCCAAGCAGTGACTACATCGCCGGTATGGGAAATTCAGCGGAAGTCATGTTCGCGGCATTTCGTTTGAAGGTGGATGACATCGGAGGTCCCTTCGAGGGCAACACTGCTGTTTACATCATTCAACTTGTTGAGCGTGAGGAACCGGATGTTGAAATGTTTGAATCTGATCCAGCTGAGAAAGCACGACACCGTCAAGCACTCATTCAAGCGAAAAAGCGAGAAGCATATTTGAACTGGTTCGCTGCCCGCAAAAAGGAGAGCGAACTCTGGATACATCCAGACTATCGTTAA